GCGATGCTCTTCTTCATGAAAGCACGTCCAGGTCTACCATATCCGGCATGCTTTTCGAGGTTTGCGTTCCCTTAGGAATTCAAGAATTCATGCTACAGAGAATCTTGGCTTGCGCGAGTGACATGGCGACACAAAAACTCTACGCCGGTCGAAAGGTTCTGAGGATGCGTGTGGCGGTTGAGGTCACGGAGTGCATGGATGAAGTACTACCCGATTTTGTTAATGACGACGGTTACGTTTTGGGGTTGCCCTCGGACGACCAGGTTTGTGGGTTGGTACCGGCGAGTAAGTCGTCGATTGAAGCGTTGGAGAAGGTGGAGAATATTGAAGGGAGGAGGGAGACGTGTAGTATCTGTTTGGAAGAGCTCCTTATTGCTCCGGCAGCCGCTCGCATGCCCTGTTCGCACCTATTTCATCAAAACTGCATCGTTAATTGGTTGGAGAGGACTAATTTCTGCCCGCTCTGTCGATTCAAGTTGCCTCCCCGCCAATGATCGAGTATCACATTCTTTGACACGGTTTTGATTAGGAATTTTGTTTAGGAAAATTATAATTGTCGATGGGATCGATCAGTTACGAATTaacaatctttctttctttctttgtctgCAATTATTTCTTATTAACTCTATAAATTaggctttctttaataaagacTGGTCCAAGATTTGATTATAGGACTCTTCAGATTGCGCGCACCAAAAAAACCCAATATGAACATGACACAGAGCTTCTAATTCTATCCAGCAAACCCTTAAAAATCTTTATATAGGGGCTGCAGAATTTGAGAGCATAATGCAGGCAATCGCCCTGACTGACATGGGGTGGAAGTTTTGAAAAACCATTGAATACAATTTTCATCTACACAAAGCAGATAACATATCATCAACAGCAAGTACGTCAGTACTGGagaaaaaaactccaaaagagTTTGagtaattttggaattttcCAAGAATATCTTCAACGAGCCTAACAAATCATATTCACAACCTCTGGAAAACAAACCTGAATAGCCTCCATTTGAAGGGCAATCTTCCCCATTCTTTTAAGCAAATAAGAAATTATCAACTACATATCCTTGGAGTGGGCTTAACCTTTTGATCACATACACCAGACGCAagagacaaaaacaaaagtaaCCCACTTTTAAGCATTAAAAGAAGCACAAAAATCCACAAAATCAAAATTCGTTCCATTTACAAACATTAGTATATGCAGAATTTACAACCATTTTGACAAACATAATCCTATTTTTGTTTAACCATCGAACTTTCAGTCTACCATCTTCAATCCAAAATAAGCTACTCAAACAGggcatgaaaatgaaattttaacTTTTCTATGTGGCAATATTAAGAGAAGAAGAGGATTCCTATTTTAACTTGCAGAAATTATCAATAGCCAACCTTGCCACTTTGAATATAAGCCTCATACTAACTATTTGGGATCTACTTCAACAGTAAATCTATGACAAGCATGTTAAACTAGAATGTTGTATATACGTACATACATAATATATAGCCACAGTCTCCAATCTAGCCACAAGTTGaacttttttcccttttcttcttaattataatatatatacctcAACCATCACAAGAGCAACCACACATGTATCTCTAACTGAAATCTATAAGCACAGAAATGAATGCAGAACCCATCACCACACAGCAccacaatataaaaaatcaagagaaaaaacaaaCCCAACACTCTGAAATGTGGGATGACAATAATTCTCAGAAAGCAACACAAAGCCAGCAATATTCCCACCATTTTCAACAAACCCAGAAACTGAAAAGCTGTATTCTTTTTCAGAAAACACACTAAAATAGCTTGAGAGATTGAAATAACGAAACCAACTGAGAGCCTTCTGGGGAGCTCTGGCCCTCATTCCTCTGCAGACTAGAAATCTATTCATGGTTTGTGATAGATCACTAACTGAATGGCAAGGTTTGTCCCAATTAAAAGGTCCCCTCAACCTTATAAACATAATTAATCGATTATtaataatcaaataatcaaaattttaagaTTTCATCCTAGTGTTTCAGATCTGTACTATTTGAGATCTACTTTGTGGCTGTTTGCAATTTGAGGGTTTACCAAAAGCACCCAACTGTAAGTCATTCATAATTCACCCAAACGAGgctaaaacaaataaacacaGTAATTTGAACAATGTAAACTTTCTATGAAATAATGGTTCTATACTTTGTTGTCTAACCCAAATAAACGTTAAATATGGAATAAATTGTAAGATGGGGAACCAACGTACAATATGAAACTAAATTCCCAAAGAAGTTGCTTTGAGCAACGAAACAAGAGAGTATGACATTATTAGGGAGGATATACTAATCCCAATTCAAGATGCAGCCCTAAAAATTTTCGCATCAGGCCCCACTCATGCTTCATCCaagttaatatttttaactACGAAACTTTTGGACAGCAACTGTTATAGTGCAGCTTACTCAAGACACTAGCATGTCCTCACCAAGCAAAGATACATAAAGGACATGTTATTTATCCAAAGACAAACATTAACAAGACTCAACAGGAAATAACAACAAACACTAAACTTGAATTTTGGTTCTTTTCTGTTTTCAGATTGTGCTGCCACTTCAAATCCCAATGATGCCTTATTCTAACTCTGGGAGATAGAGTTATCACATGTGCACTGGACTTTTTAATCTCAATACTCTCATTGATGATCAAAATTAATCTTCAATATAATCGGTAATATTATTAACtgctaataatttgaaaagcaactGTTATAGTCCAGTTTACTCAAGACACTAGTACGTATGTCCTCACGAAACAAAGATGCATAAAGCAGATGTTATATATCCCAAGATAAACATTAATAACACTcaacaacaaattaaaacaaacacaaaacttGAATTTTCTGGAGAACTGTACGATTTTATTAGGTTGTTCAAATAATTTGGAACTAAATTTGAATCCAACATCAAAATTTTGGTTTACAAAGAAATAATAAGAACTAATCCTTATaaagaacaaacaaatgaagatgaaaccttaataaagaaaccaaaaattgCATAAAAAGTTATAATTCCTATTAAAAACTAATTGAAAATGAAACCCtacaaaaggggaaaaaaactGAGAAAGAAACTAAAATCCTTGCCAATCTCAATGGACATGGGGCAATGGGTAGCGGCAGAGGGGACAGAAGTGACTCGCTTCCAGCCACTTGACAATGCAATCTCCGTGATAGACATGGGAGCACGGCAGCCGAGTGAGTTCGAGCCCAGCGTTAAATTCCTCCGTGCAAATGATGCACTCTGCGATGGACTCAAACCCATCTTCAAATGTTACCTTCTCCAACCGCTCAATCGCAGATCGAGTGGCCGGGATGGGTCTCAGCACATCGACCGCCATGGACTCCCTCAAAACTATATCCAGAACGTTCTCGGACTCATCGTCATCAACCTCCACAAAAACCATAGACATGTGTTCAAGGGTTACCACGATAGCCGACGTTTCCGTCCCGGGGGATCGAGCGGCGGCCGCCAATGAGATATCTCGCAGAACAGCTTCGCGGTGGTCTGCGGGGGCACCCACATCCGAAAGCAAGGACAACATGCAAGCTCCACCATCGCACAACAGAGCCGCGCGTTTGGGGACCCAGAAGGTTCTTGATCGCGTAGGAGACCGCGTCAGCGCTATGGACACTGGACGATCGTCATCGCCGATGAATTTCTTGATTTCCTGGCAGTCGGTGACGTGAAATTCGATGGGAACCTCGTCCGGCATGTGGGGGTGCGCGTGCGAGAGATCGTTGATGGGTGGGCTATGGCGTCGCTGCCACACTCTGAATCTGAAACCGTAGAGGCTGTTGCTGCTTGACGGCATCTTTGGGGCAACGATTAGCGAACGACAGCGTGAGAACAACACAAGAGGATAGTAATGTGGGGAAATAAAAGTAGCCGTAGGGGAAAATAGGGCTTGAATTCTTTCTTGTGCAATAAGAAAACGTAAAggtttttatttcacttttatcCGAATCcaatatgaaatatattttagaaTTTATGTTTGGGTGAGAGTAGGttttggattgattttttttttttttttgatcgaCGATGGAGTTTGATCCAACGGTGGGGTTTTCTTTCACTGAAAAAGCGGCTGCAAAACGTACTATACTCGATATCTCTCCAAAAAGCGGTAGCCCAGTTCTCCTAATTCGCAGTGGAAACCTGTACACGAAATAGACGGTTATGATGCAAAAGTTGCAAAttggtttggtaaaattttggaaatatttttataaaaaagttcaaaagttGTTGCACTATAGCGGCAGCACCCGGCTGGCACCCCTGGTTGTTCCTAGAGCATTCATGCTACTCCTTTCTTAGACTTATTTTTGTTAAGCCATACAACCATGTTTTTCATATAAAACCTTTAGCTACCAGAGAGAATGCAAGAGGAAACTTGATAGAAGAATTGCCCAGGGTTTTTGGAGCTACTGCATGCGGTAGAAAAAAATGGGTCCTTTTTTTGGTACAAGTAAGATGTTTGTTACCAAGTTTTTGTAAGTACATCCTACATTCCTACttgtaattgaatttttttttatagtaaatGAGTATCATGGGTTTGGTTGTCAATActggttttacttttgaagagttaTTTTCTTCATAAGGTTTCTACTTTGTTACCAAATACTTGTGTTAATTGCTTTATTGTGCGTTCATAATATTTGGTGAATGATTGTGTGgcgaataaaattttaattctacATTATTTTGTAAACACCTTGTAAcgcccgccttttacaaaaatgcaTAAAGGGTGATATCTGATCAATCATGTGACATTATTACATCCGAGGAAAATAAAATCTTgcagtggaatatatatatatatatatatatatatatatatatatatatatatatatatatatatatatttctttaaaaCATTAGATAACCCTCACATAACATTTCAGAGCTACTGTATAAAcctcaattaaataaatataaaaaggtgTTCTAATAGATTAAAAACACACTAGAGCGTTAATTACACATAAGTGCCACAGGCGACAGAATATCAAATACAAATAAAGCGTTTACACACAATATAGCAAACAAATGTCTAGCAATGAAAAGTAGATACATAGCAAAAGACCAACTAGATATAGTAGTCTTTCATAACAAGGCAACATATATCCTTATCCATAGATTTCAAGATCAACATATGAATCCTGGCCGACCTGATCTTCCTCCTTCATACCTGCACATCTATCTATGCGATTGTGGACATTACCACAATCACATATGCAAttaagtgagtcaactgtttcaATGATATAATGGTCACTGATTTCTTTAGGAgcaca
This DNA window, taken from Alnus glutinosa chromosome 5, dhAlnGlut1.1, whole genome shotgun sequence, encodes the following:
- the LOC133869003 gene encoding putative RING-H2 finger protein ATL71, whose amino-acid sequence is MDLLDHYCYAWPVDIVMPEDEASSDVDFIVEIEATHTYVLPSVLEDDSGDFDNLDSETFQKTFRVKRDALLHESTSRSTISGMLFEVCVPLGIQEFMLQRILACASDMATQKLYAGRKVLRMRVAVEVTECMDEVLPDFVNDDGYVLGLPSDDQVCGLVPASKSSIEALEKVENIEGRRETCSICLEELLIAPAAARMPCSHLFHQNCIVNWLERTNFCPLCRFKLPPRQ
- the LOC133869004 gene encoding uncharacterized RING finger protein ECU07_0330-like, producing MPSSSNSLYGFRFRVWQRRHSPPINDLSHAHPHMPDEVPIEFHVTDCQEIKKFIGDDDRPVSIALTRSPTRSRTFWVPKRAALLCDGGACMLSLLSDVGAPADHREAVLRDISLAAAARSPGTETSAIVVTLEHMSMVFVEVDDDESENVLDIVLRESMAVDVLRPIPATRSAIERLEKVTFEDGFESIAECIICTEEFNAGLELTRLPCSHVYHGDCIVKWLEASHFCPLCRYPLPHVH